One Keratinibaculum paraultunense genomic window carries:
- a CDS encoding cyclic-di-AMP receptor, translating into MKLIIAIVQDQDVPSLVDDLTENDFRVTKLASTGGFLKSGNTTLLLGVEEDQVDEVIKIIETNCKTREITTSLLTVSMPGDTYVPYPLEVRVGGATIFILDVERFVKI; encoded by the coding sequence ATGAAGCTTATTATTGCTATAGTTCAAGATCAAGATGTTCCTAGTTTGGTAGATGATTTAACTGAAAATGATTTTAGAGTTACCAAACTAGCATCAACAGGAGGATTTTTAAAATCAGGTAATACAACTTTATTATTGGGAGTTGAAGAAGATCAAGTCGATGAGGTAATAAAAATTATAGAAACTAATTGTAAAACTAGAGAGATTACAACCTCTTTACTTACAGTATCCATGCCAGGAGACACTTATGTACCTTATCCTTTAGAGGTAAGGGTAGGAGGAGCTACTATATTTATATTAGATGTAGAACGGTTTGTAAAAATATAA
- a CDS encoding cyclic-di-AMP receptor: protein MKLIIAVIQDEFSNKVVKALMDNKYRATKLSSTGGFLKSGNTTLLIGVKDDEVDEIIDIIEKECKNKKVMKGHKEINVGGANIFVLNMEDFKKL, encoded by the coding sequence ATGAAACTTATTATCGCTGTGATTCAAGATGAATTTTCAAACAAAGTGGTTAAAGCATTGATGGATAACAAATATAGAGCTACTAAATTATCTTCAACAGGAGGATTTTTGAAATCAGGCAATACCACTCTTTTAATAGGCGTAAAAGATGATGAAGTAGACGAAATTATAGATATTATAGAAAAAGAATGTAAAAATAAAAAGGTGATGAAAGGTCATAAAGAAATAAATGTAGGTGGTGCCAATATATTTGTATTGAATATGGAAGATTTTAAGAAGTTATAA
- the holB gene encoding DNA polymerase III subunit delta' yields MDFNDIIGHEDTIDNLKKAIEKGQIFHSYLFEGEESIGKKKVALSFAKTLLCKSRGIEPCNMCNSCLKFDNFNHPDFILIEPENGIIEKKKIDRLLSKINIAPLESNRKIIIIDDSDTMRMDTQNSLLKTLEEPPHYINIILITSNSNNIIPTILSRCQIINFYPINKNKIEKLLISKYKKTKEEANFIAHFTNGSLGKAITYSESLDFFKLRDETLDIVDHIVRGDKFNIFTSIDFFNIHKDDYEDILDILLYWFRDLILYKKVGSSELLINQDKISLLSKQSFLKEEKINDIIYTVIETKENINRHVNYQLAIETMLLNMQEV; encoded by the coding sequence ATGGATTTTAATGATATAATAGGTCATGAAGATACAATAGACAATTTAAAAAAAGCTATAGAAAAAGGACAAATATTTCATAGTTATTTATTTGAAGGGGAAGAGTCTATAGGCAAAAAAAAGGTTGCTCTGTCCTTTGCTAAGACTCTTCTCTGTAAATCAAGGGGAATTGAGCCTTGTAATATGTGTAATTCTTGCTTAAAATTTGATAATTTTAATCATCCAGATTTTATATTGATAGAGCCAGAAAATGGTATAATAGAAAAGAAAAAAATTGATAGATTATTGAGTAAAATAAATATTGCTCCTCTAGAAAGTAATAGAAAAATAATTATAATAGATGATAGTGATACTATGAGGATGGACACTCAAAATTCTCTGTTAAAGACTTTAGAAGAGCCCCCTCATTATATAAACATAATATTGATTACTTCCAATAGTAATAATATTATTCCTACTATACTATCTCGATGCCAGATAATAAATTTTTATCCTATAAATAAAAATAAAATAGAAAAATTATTAATATCTAAATATAAAAAAACTAAAGAAGAAGCTAATTTTATTGCACATTTTACTAATGGTTCTTTAGGAAAAGCTATAACCTATTCCGAATCTTTAGATTTTTTTAAATTGCGAGATGAAACTTTAGATATTGTTGACCATATTGTTAGAGGGGATAAATTTAATATATTCACTTCTATAGATTTTTTTAACATTCATAAGGATGATTATGAAGACATATTGGATATTTTATTATATTGGTTTAGGGACTTGATACTATATAAAAAAGTGGGTTCCTCAGAGCTTCTAATTAATCAGGATAAAATTAGTCTTTTATCCAAGCAATCCTTCTTAAAGGAAGAGAAAATTAATGATATAATATATACAGTCATAGAAACAAAAGAAAACATCAATAGACATGTAAATTATCAATTAGCCATAGAAACCATGCTTTTAAATATGCAGGAGGTATAA
- a CDS encoding PSP1 domain-containing protein: MTTVVGVRFKKAGKIYYFDPDGMDIAEGNSVIVETARGVEFGYVVVGPKEVSEEEIVPPLKKVIRVASKEDHEIHERNKQKAVDAFHICEKKIAEHGLDMRLIDVEYTFDNNKVIFYFTADGRVDFRELVKDLAAIFKTRIELRQIGVRDEAKMIGGLGPCGRLTCCSTFLGEFDPVSIKMAKDQSLSLNPSKISGLCGRLMCCLKYENEMYEKLLEKLPPIGAIAITPKGKGIIVETHTLLEMVKVKVKLEDDTEDIFCYKLSDIEITDEIDPEYQNNPEVLNEVDVLEGDEKDCE, translated from the coding sequence ATGACAACAGTAGTAGGTGTAAGATTTAAAAAAGCAGGTAAAATATATTATTTTGATCCTGATGGAATGGATATAGCGGAAGGGAACTCAGTAATAGTGGAAACAGCCAGAGGAGTAGAATTTGGGTATGTAGTAGTAGGTCCTAAGGAGGTATCAGAGGAGGAGATAGTCCCTCCTCTAAAAAAGGTTATTAGGGTGGCATCAAAAGAAGATCATGAAATTCATGAACGGAATAAGCAAAAAGCAGTAGACGCTTTTCATATATGTGAGAAAAAGATAGCAGAACACGGTTTAGATATGAGACTTATAGATGTGGAATATACTTTTGATAACAATAAGGTAATATTCTATTTTACGGCTGATGGAAGAGTGGATTTTAGAGAGTTAGTAAAGGATTTAGCAGCAATATTTAAAACTAGAATAGAATTAAGACAAATAGGTGTAAGAGATGAAGCAAAAATGATAGGAGGATTAGGACCTTGTGGAAGATTAACTTGCTGTTCCACTTTTTTAGGGGAATTTGATCCAGTTTCTATAAAGATGGCAAAAGATCAAAGTTTATCACTAAACCCTTCAAAAATATCTGGTCTTTGTGGTAGACTTATGTGTTGCTTAAAATATGAAAATGAAATGTACGAAAAATTATTAGAGAAGCTTCCCCCTATAGGGGCTATAGCCATAACTCCTAAAGGGAAAGGTATAATAGTAGAAACTCATACTTTATTGGAGATGGTAAAAGTAAAGGTAAAGCTAGAAGATGATACAGAAGATATATTTTGTTATAAATTATCTGATATTGAAATAACTGATGAAATAGATCCAGAGTATCAAAATAATCCAGAAGTATTAAATGAAGTAGATGTATTAGAAGGTGATGAAAAAGATTGTGAATAA
- a CDS encoding DUF362 domain-containing protein: MAYKITDACIACGACEAECPVEAISAGDDKYVIDPDKCIDCGSCADVCPVDAPQPE; this comes from the coding sequence TTGGCATATAAAATAACCGATGCATGTATTGCATGTGGCGCTTGTGAAGCTGAATGCCCAGTTGAAGCTATATCTGCAGGAGATGACAAATACGTTATAGATCCAGATAAATGTATTGACTGTGGTTCTTGTGCAGATGTATGTCCAGTTGATGCACCTCAACCAGAGTAA
- the rsmI gene encoding 16S rRNA (cytidine(1402)-2'-O)-methyltransferase, which translates to MSKGILYICPTPIGNLEDITLRTLRVLKEVDLIAAEDTRHTLKLLNYYNIKKPLTSYHEHNKIEKGKILIEKLKKGVNIALVTDAGMPGISDPGEDIIRLAIKNQVNIVALPGASALITGLVLSGFSTDKFVFEGFLSSKKKERRKELKKLKEEERTIILYEAPHRILALLKDIKDILGNRNLAIGRELTKIHEEVFRGNVLQAIQKFEEEKPRGEFVLIIEGAQIQEEDLYKDISIKEHIKLYMEEGSSKRDAVKKVADIRGISKNLVYKESIDM; encoded by the coding sequence ATGAGTAAAGGAATTCTTTATATTTGCCCAACTCCCATCGGTAATTTAGAAGATATAACTCTTAGAACTTTAAGAGTATTAAAAGAAGTGGACTTAATAGCAGCAGAAGATACTAGACATACTCTTAAGCTATTAAATTATTATAATATAAAAAAGCCCTTAACCTCTTATCATGAACACAATAAAATAGAAAAAGGTAAAATACTTATAGAAAAATTAAAAAAAGGAGTAAATATTGCATTAGTAACTGATGCAGGTATGCCGGGAATTTCTGATCCAGGAGAGGATATAATTCGTTTAGCAATAAAAAATCAAGTGAATATAGTAGCACTTCCTGGTGCTAGTGCACTTATAACTGGATTGGTGTTATCAGGGTTCTCCACAGATAAATTTGTATTTGAAGGTTTTCTCTCTTCAAAGAAAAAAGAGAGAAGAAAAGAATTAAAAAAATTAAAAGAAGAAGAAAGGACTATAATTTTATACGAAGCTCCTCATAGAATACTAGCTCTTTTAAAGGATATTAAAGATATTTTAGGTAATAGGAATTTAGCAATAGGGAGAGAGTTGACTAAAATACATGAAGAAGTATTTAGGGGGAATGTATTACAAGCTATACAAAAATTTGAAGAAGAAAAGCCTAGAGGAGAGTTTGTATTAATAATAGAAGGAGCACAAATACAGGAGGAAGATCTTTATAAAGACATAAGTATAAAGGAACACATAAAATTGTATATGGAAGAAGGGTCTTCCAAAAGGGATGCAGTAAAAAAAGTAGCAGATATTAGGGGGATATCTAAAAACTTAGTATACAAAGAGAGTATAGATATGTAA
- a CDS encoding AbrB/MazE/SpoVT family DNA-binding domain-containing protein — protein sequence MKSTGIVRKVDELGRVVIPIELRRNLNIDVKDALEIFVDGEHIILKKYAPACIFCGQAKDVVSFKGKNICPACLEELKEQL from the coding sequence ATGAAATCAACTGGAATAGTAAGAAAAGTAGATGAATTAGGTAGAGTTGTTATACCTATAGAGCTTAGAAGAAATTTAAATATTGATGTTAAAGATGCATTGGAAATATTTGTAGATGGAGAACATATTATACTTAAGAAATATGCTCCTGCATGTATTTTCTGTGGTCAAGCTAAAGATGTAGTCAGCTTTAAAGGTAAAAATATCTGCCCAGCTTGTCTGGAAGAATTAAAGGAACAACTTTAA
- a CDS encoding DNA double-strand break repair nuclease NurA, with the protein MEKLYSINNNLKEKILELNSILSEKYGKVLSLDETFIRDFIEENVGYIQKVDKLSREELMYYYQKGGILGVDGSRNRIGGAYPHFVEIYQGLAKSTLYKDRPIYKADFYTPLYDERIENLMEDSREQEESIRNRKLSTIEIEAALEGIRQLNPYAVMMDGSLIRYDIESFSHWIELRKECERRGIILVGVIKDIKTSIIGDLLKEDEDLNIDECFYDRELLYGILEYGEMITIHGEVTKKTKEGFSSLFMRSSKAPTVIGMDILDSQKKHLEEMARLVLTLTPEDSRGVPLWIDIVDSEVKITDDMVRGLMESYLDRQILEMLFISERDKRTL; encoded by the coding sequence GTGGAAAAATTGTATTCTATTAATAATAATTTAAAGGAGAAGATATTAGAACTAAATAGCATATTATCAGAAAAATATGGGAAAGTATTGTCCTTAGATGAGACATTTATCAGAGATTTTATAGAGGAAAATGTAGGATATATACAAAAGGTAGATAAACTTAGCAGAGAGGAATTAATGTATTATTATCAAAAAGGAGGCATATTAGGGGTTGATGGTTCTAGAAATAGAATAGGAGGAGCTTATCCTCATTTTGTGGAGATATATCAAGGTTTGGCAAAATCTACTTTGTACAAAGATAGACCTATATATAAAGCAGATTTCTATACCCCTTTGTATGATGAGAGAATAGAAAATCTAATGGAAGATTCTAGAGAGCAAGAAGAATCCATAAGAAATAGAAAATTATCTACCATAGAAATAGAAGCAGCTTTAGAAGGTATTAGACAATTAAATCCTTATGCAGTTATGATGGATGGTTCCCTTATTAGATATGATATAGAATCCTTCAGTCATTGGATTGAATTGAGAAAGGAATGTGAAAGAAGGGGAATAATATTAGTAGGAGTGATAAAAGACATTAAAACTTCCATTATAGGAGATCTACTTAAAGAAGATGAGGATTTAAATATAGATGAATGTTTTTATGACAGGGAACTTTTATATGGCATATTAGAATATGGAGAGATGATAACTATTCATGGAGAGGTTACAAAAAAAACTAAAGAAGGTTTTTCTTCATTATTTATGCGAAGTTCCAAGGCTCCAACTGTTATAGGTATGGATATATTAGATAGTCAAAAGAAACATTTAGAGGAAATGGCAAGATTGGTATTAACTTTAACTCCAGAGGATAGTAGAGGAGTTCCACTATGGATTGATATAGTGGATAGTGAGGTGAAAATAACCGATGATATGGTAAGAGGACTTATGGAGTCTTATTTAGATAGACAAATATTGGAGATGCTTTTTATATCTGAAAGAGATAAGAGAACACTATAG
- a CDS encoding ATP-binding protein — translation MKVVGITTQQEVYVGSKDRNFRINEFLIISDPYQGDLIGEIVEAKTYNKYIPLSLHGELADGSVIESLKALGYNIEEDTIYIGKIRLLNEALYPVETGCDVRIPTFDEVKNIMINSSADEGLVLGVIKNTDQMAKDMDEKFKDLLYTFEDGKLKEQEDIPYIYNIRSMHQYPHIGVFGGSGSGKSFGLRVILEELMKLNIPTIVLDPHFEMDFSQKGSYIPENKKVDYTDKFKCLQVGFHVGVRFEDLTAQDLKNLLDASSPLTDAMNNVVDILFKKNDSYNSFYNRLKMLVEAQEEGSLDRIKLRIEEAESNLEREGWQKRKELFLTYDKTCPYNSVRGIIWRLSRLNNEGIFSKDIREIEEGLHMGKLIVIQGNTRILQVFSTYLLNNLYHKRRDYKDALYKKTTAEYFPPFIVVTDEAHNFAPKGYDSPSKSILKEISQEGRKYGTFLILATQRPTLLDETITAQLNTKFIFRTVRASDIQTIQEETDITIEEARRLPYLRTGDVFISEALMGRTIFARIRAAYTTSPHTENPFDELKNKFKEKDDKFIKIIKDKLPISGDDFINVIKEIENDTGITYNIDVFEEKLEDMVDKGILKKEKTPFFNIYKE, via the coding sequence ATGAAAGTTGTAGGAATTACTACACAACAAGAAGTTTACGTAGGATCTAAAGATAGAAACTTTAGAATAAATGAATTTTTGATAATATCTGATCCTTATCAAGGAGATTTAATAGGGGAAATAGTAGAGGCAAAAACTTACAATAAATATATTCCATTAAGTCTTCATGGAGAATTAGCAGATGGCTCTGTCATAGAATCTTTAAAAGCTTTAGGTTACAATATTGAAGAAGATACCATATACATAGGGAAGATTCGTTTACTAAACGAAGCATTATATCCAGTAGAAACAGGCTGCGATGTAAGAATACCAACTTTTGATGAAGTTAAAAACATAATGATAAATTCTTCTGCTGATGAGGGATTAGTGCTAGGAGTTATAAAAAATACAGATCAAATGGCTAAGGATATGGATGAAAAATTTAAAGATTTATTATACACTTTTGAAGATGGGAAATTAAAAGAACAAGAGGATATACCTTATATATACAACATAAGGTCTATGCATCAATACCCTCATATTGGAGTATTTGGAGGCTCAGGTTCAGGGAAATCCTTTGGACTTAGGGTAATATTAGAAGAACTGATGAAATTAAATATTCCTACAATAGTATTAGACCCTCATTTTGAGATGGATTTTAGCCAAAAAGGATCATATATTCCTGAAAATAAAAAAGTAGACTATACAGATAAATTTAAATGTTTACAAGTAGGATTTCATGTAGGGGTGCGTTTTGAAGATTTAACAGCTCAAGATTTAAAAAACTTATTAGATGCCTCTAGCCCTCTAACAGACGCTATGAATAATGTAGTAGATATATTATTTAAGAAAAATGATTCTTACAATAGCTTTTATAATAGACTAAAGATGTTAGTAGAAGCTCAAGAAGAAGGCTCATTAGATAGAATCAAATTAAGAATAGAAGAGGCTGAAAGCAATCTAGAGAGAGAAGGTTGGCAGAAGAGAAAAGAACTATTTTTAACTTATGATAAAACTTGCCCATATAACTCAGTAAGAGGAATAATATGGAGGCTTAGTAGATTAAATAATGAGGGAATATTTAGTAAGGATATTAGAGAAATTGAAGAAGGTTTACATATGGGTAAACTCATAGTAATTCAAGGGAATACTCGAATTTTACAGGTATTTAGCACATATCTTTTAAATAATTTATATCATAAACGGAGAGATTACAAAGATGCATTGTATAAAAAAACAACTGCTGAATACTTTCCTCCATTTATTGTAGTAACAGATGAAGCCCACAACTTTGCTCCAAAAGGATATGATTCTCCATCTAAATCTATATTAAAGGAAATATCACAAGAAGGAAGAAAGTATGGTACATTTTTAATACTTGCAACTCAAAGACCTACTTTATTAGATGAAACCATAACGGCTCAATTGAATACTAAATTTATATTTAGAACTGTAAGAGCATCAGATATCCAAACCATACAAGAAGAGACAGATATAACAATAGAAGAAGCTAGGAGATTACCTTATTTGAGGACAGGAGATGTATTTATATCAGAAGCCTTAATGGGAAGAACTATTTTTGCAAGGATTAGAGCAGCATATACTACTAGTCCTCATACAGAAAATCCTTTTGATGAATTAAAAAATAAATTTAAAGAAAAAGATGACAAATTTATAAAAATAATAAAAGATAAACTACCCATTAGTGGAGATGACTTCATAAATGTAATAAAAGAGATAGAAAACGACACAGGAATTACCTACAACATAGATGTTTTTGAAGAAAAATTAGAAGATATGGTGGATAAAGGAATACTTAAGAAAGAAAAGACACCTTTTTTCAACATATATAAAGAATAA
- a CDS encoding nucleoside recognition domain-containing protein gives MLNTIWFFMIFIGMIYGALTGNLEEINNIIFKEAQEGVTFAISLIGIMSFWLGIMNIAQRSGLIKSMCNIFRPIMRIIFPDIPKSHPAENWILMNFIANMFGIGNGATAFGLKAMKELNNLNYNKKKATSAMAMFLIINMSSLQLVPLTIIKIRQDYGSSNPSFIIGPTILATSLSTLIAIIIGKMFERRN, from the coding sequence ATGCTAAATACTATATGGTTTTTTATGATATTTATTGGGATGATATATGGAGCTTTAACAGGAAATTTAGAGGAAATAAATAATATAATATTTAAGGAAGCTCAAGAAGGGGTTACATTTGCTATAAGCCTTATTGGGATCATGTCTTTTTGGTTAGGTATTATGAATATTGCTCAGCGTTCTGGGCTAATAAAGAGTATGTGTAATATTTTTAGACCCATAATGAGAATAATATTTCCTGATATACCAAAGAGTCATCCAGCAGAAAATTGGATACTTATGAATTTTATAGCCAATATGTTTGGCATAGGAAATGGTGCTACTGCTTTTGGATTAAAAGCCATGAAAGAATTAAACAATTTAAACTATAATAAGAAAAAAGCTACCAGTGCTATGGCTATGTTTTTAATAATTAACATGTCTTCTTTGCAATTAGTGCCCTTAACTATCATAAAGATTAGACAGGATTATGGTTCTTCAAATCCTTCATTCATAATAGGACCTACTATATTAGCCACAAGTTTATCTACTTTAATAGCTATAATAATAGGTAAAATGTTTGAAAGGAGAAATTAA
- a CDS encoding spore maturation protein, translating to MLNIISISIVPAIIIIIIVHGYIKGVDIYSAFIEGAKEGLKTSISIMPYLIAIFVAVGIFRGSTVLDIFTHLLSPITNLLGLPKEILPLTLIRPISGSGALGVVKDIIANYGPDSFIGNLASIMMGSSETIFYTITLYFGSVGIEDYSYTLKAALISYIISIFLTTFICSAIYII from the coding sequence ATGTTAAACATTATTTCTATATCTATAGTTCCAGCTATAATTATTATAATAATAGTTCATGGATATATAAAAGGAGTAGATATATACTCTGCCTTCATAGAAGGGGCAAAGGAAGGTTTAAAAACCTCCATAAGTATAATGCCATATCTAATAGCTATTTTTGTAGCAGTGGGCATATTTAGAGGTTCTACAGTCCTAGATATATTTACACATTTATTAAGCCCTATAACTAATCTATTAGGGCTACCAAAAGAAATATTACCTTTAACATTAATTCGTCCTATATCTGGTAGTGGTGCGTTAGGAGTAGTAAAGGATATTATAGCTAATTATGGTCCTGATTCCTTTATAGGTAATTTAGCTTCTATAATGATGGGTTCATCTGAGACTATATTTTACACAATAACGCTTTATTTTGGCTCTGTAGGAATAGAAGATTATAGTTACACTCTAAAAGCTGCACTAATATCTTATATAATATCTATATTTTTAACCACATTTATATGTTCCGCAATTTATATAATATAA
- a CDS encoding 3D domain-containing protein codes for MEEFSNKKANHFKLLTVLAVATTLSLGAYVSSAKDITLSIDDEKREITTYANTVEDFLKSEEITLDKAAYINVPLDTKLENNMHIIIKTPKPYLLTMGDNENRFEVVSIHTKVKDILDDLGIELGKLDYTEPGLDEEVNIGEEIKIYRVREIIEEIDEVIPHESITEKSNELDAGTTKVTQKGQDGLKKIIIKKVLENNKLISEEVIDEKIVKKPIPKIIKKGTKKVAKSSQVNRGNMRYKKVLTMVATAYSNSYESTGKNPGDKYYGITASGTKARVGTIAVDPRVIPLGTRLYVESLDGSKDYGFCIAEDTGGTIKGNRIDLFFNNLKEAKKFGRKKVKVYILD; via the coding sequence ATGGAAGAATTTTCAAACAAAAAGGCTAACCACTTTAAACTTTTGACTGTCCTCGCTGTAGCAACAACTTTATCTTTAGGAGCATATGTTAGTAGTGCCAAAGATATTACTCTTTCTATTGATGATGAGAAGAGAGAAATAACCACCTATGCTAATACGGTGGAAGATTTCCTTAAATCGGAGGAAATCACCCTTGACAAAGCTGCATATATAAATGTTCCTTTAGATACAAAATTAGAAAATAATATGCATATTATTATAAAAACACCAAAACCTTATTTATTAACCATGGGTGACAATGAAAACCGTTTTGAGGTAGTATCAATTCACACAAAGGTAAAAGATATATTAGATGATTTGGGCATAGAATTAGGGAAACTAGATTATACAGAACCTGGTTTAGATGAAGAAGTAAATATAGGTGAAGAAATCAAAATATATAGAGTAAGAGAAATTATTGAAGAAATTGATGAGGTAATTCCTCATGAAAGTATTACTGAAAAATCCAATGAATTAGATGCTGGCACTACAAAAGTAACTCAAAAAGGTCAAGATGGTTTAAAAAAGATTATTATTAAAAAAGTATTAGAAAACAATAAACTTATTTCAGAAGAAGTAATAGATGAAAAAATAGTAAAAAAACCTATACCTAAAATTATTAAAAAAGGTACAAAAAAAGTAGCAAAATCTTCACAAGTAAATAGGGGAAATATGAGATATAAAAAAGTACTCACCATGGTAGCTACTGCTTATAGTAATTCCTATGAAAGTACTGGTAAAAATCCAGGAGATAAGTATTATGGCATCACAGCTTCTGGTACCAAAGCTAGAGTAGGAACTATAGCAGTTGACCCAAGAGTAATACCCTTAGGTACTAGGTTATATGTGGAAAGCCTTGATGGTAGTAAAGATTATGGTTTCTGTATTGCAGAGGACACTGGTGGAACTATTAAAGGCAACAGAATTGACTTGTTCTTTAATAATTTAAAAGAAGCTAAAAAATTTGGTAGAAAAAAAGTAAAAGTCTATATATTAGATTAA
- a CDS encoding peptide ABC transporter substrate-binding protein, with product MKKKRFLLLLLVLVLTCSFVVSCGKKDNETDGKQDVDVDDSKKDDEEVAEDQGPVVFRRTGGKTATLNPHIYKTSAEADTMSYIFGNLLDMIYDKDIDNYKLIPNHAVDLPTKNEEGTVWTFKLKEDLKWEDGSPLNARDYEYSYKMLLDPKLKNSRGPQVFDSDIVVVNAKKYWDGECEWEDVGIKALDDYTLEITLEFPVPEMDLYLAFTGGGASSPVQEKIYEAGMNEERTETDYGTSKETTPSCGVYKLEEWVRDQIKVYVKNEYSPIKDVYTVDRIESRVVEDENTNVQLFENGDIDVTRLSGPNYDKYAEDPRLVFAKSTTVWSMFINMTSEEKPFLQDVNFRKALFYAMDRKTIAEDIFKTAIPAPYVVSSAKVAVPSKGLTYRETDVAKSVLPENDGYDLDLAKEYFDKAYEAYGKKMEVEVQYFDNSEQMKRVAELLEQDYENAFGPDRIDIQLRAVPWNNAYDNMESGKYDLGFGGWAGGIFNPWSSMEVYTSGFTSKIDQFKSEEFDKLYERTVKGDLIFKEQERLEALAEMEKMLLDVVPFVPMYEPVSAVMYADRVHLITEGKWIPGVGFGVLQSHFDPLE from the coding sequence GTGAAAAAGAAAAGGTTTTTATTGCTATTGTTAGTTTTAGTGCTAACATGTTCTTTTGTAGTCAGTTGTGGAAAGAAAGATAATGAAACTGATGGCAAACAGGACGTAGATGTAGACGATAGTAAGAAGGATGATGAAGAGGTAGCAGAAGATCAAGGGCCAGTGGTATTTAGAAGAACTGGTGGCAAGACAGCAACATTAAATCCTCACATTTACAAAACAAGTGCGGAAGCTGATACTATGTCATACATTTTTGGTAACTTATTAGACATGATCTATGACAAGGATATTGATAATTACAAATTAATTCCTAATCATGCTGTTGATTTACCTACAAAAAATGAAGAAGGGACAGTATGGACTTTTAAATTAAAAGAAGATCTTAAATGGGAAGATGGTTCACCCCTTAATGCAAGAGACTATGAATATTCATACAAAATGCTCCTGGATCCCAAACTTAAAAATTCAAGAGGTCCTCAAGTATTCGATTCAGATATAGTTGTAGTAAATGCAAAGAAATACTGGGATGGGGAATGTGAGTGGGAAGATGTAGGTATAAAAGCATTAGATGATTATACTCTTGAAATTACTCTTGAATTTCCAGTACCAGAAATGGATTTATATTTAGCATTTACAGGTGGAGGTGCTAGTTCACCAGTACAGGAAAAAATATACGAAGCAGGGATGAATGAAGAAAGGACAGAAACAGATTATGGGACATCTAAAGAAACTACTCCATCTTGTGGAGTATATAAACTTGAAGAATGGGTTAGAGACCAGATTAAAGTTTATGTAAAAAATGAGTATTCACCAATAAAAGATGTATATACAGTAGACAGAATAGAATCAAGAGTTGTAGAAGACGAAAATACAAATGTTCAATTATTTGAAAATGGAGATATAGATGTAACTAGGCTATCTGGTCCAAACTATGATAAATATGCAGAAGATCCAAGATTAGTATTTGCAAAATCAACCACTGTTTGGTCTATGTTTATAAATATGACTTCTGAAGAAAAGCCATTTTTACAAGATGTAAACTTTAGAAAAGCATTATTTTATGCAATGGACAGAAAGACCATAGCAGAAGATATTTTCAAAACCGCAATACCTGCTCCATATGTAGTTTCTAGTGCTAAGGTAGCTGTTCCATCAAAAGGACTAACTTATCGTGAAACAGATGTTGCAAAGAGTGTATTACCAGAAAATGATGGTTATGATTTAGACTTAGCTAAAGAGTATTTTGATAAGGCATATGAAGCTTATGGAAAGAAAATGGAAGTTGAAGTTCAGTATTTTGATAATAGTGAACAAATGAAGAGAGTAGCTGAATTGTTAGAACAGGATTATGAAAATGCATTTGGTCCTGATAGAATTGATATACAATTAAGAGCAGTACCATGGAACAATGCATATGACAATATGGAAAGTGGAAAGTATGATCTTGGTTTTGGAGGATGGGCAGGAGGAATATTTAATCCTTGGTCCAGTATGGAAGTTTATACTAGTGGATTTACTAGCAAGATAGATCAATTTAAAAGTGAAGAGTTTGATAAGTTGTATGAAAGAACAGTCAAAGGTGACTTAATATTTAAAGAACAAGAAAGATTGGAAGCACTAGCAGAAATGGAAAAAATGTTACTTGATGTTGTACCTTTTGTACCAATGTATGAGCCAGTATCTGCTGTTATGTATGCAGATAGAGTTCATTTAATTACCGAAGGAAAATGGATACCAGGAGTAGGGTTTGGTGTATTACAATCTCATTTTGATCCATTAGAATAA